From a single Fulvivirga ulvae genomic region:
- the uvrB gene encoding excinuclease ABC subunit UvrB translates to MKFKISSEYTPTGDQPKAIDELTAGLESGEQFQTLLGATGTGKTFTMANVIANVNRPTLVLCHNKTLAAQLYGEFKRFFPENAVEYFISYYDYYQPEAFIPSSNLYIEKDLSINEEIEKLRLSTTSSLLTGRRDIIVVASVSCIYGIGNPEEFGRNVIKLKVGETIARNKLLFALVDILYSRTEAEFKRGNFRVKGDTVDIFVAYGDFAYRIIFWGDEIESIQMIDPESGKTISEETIISIFPANLFVTGKDLLHAAIHEIQDDLVAQVNHFETELRHLEAKRVKERTEFDIEMMRELGYCSGIENYSRYFDRRKPGARPFCLLDYFPDDYLMIIDESHVTVPQVRAMWGGDRSRKVNLVDFGFRLPAALDNRPLTFNEFESMLNQVVYVSATPSEYELRKSEGVVVEQIIRPTGLLDPIIEVRPSLNQIDDLLEEIDERIKREERVLVTTLTKRMAEELTKFLERAGVKCRYIHSEVDTLDRVEILRELRLGVFDVLVGVNLLREGLDLPEVSLVAILDADKEGFLRNQRSLIQTIGRAARNVNGMVIMYADSITVSMRTSIDETNRRRSIQMAYNEKHNITPTTILRSKESILQQTGVADKKKGGKKYYTGEEAPSVAADPVVAYMGKDELEKLINKTQKAMEKAAKELNFMEAAKLRDEMTELKKLQEERQQ, encoded by the coding sequence ATGAAATTCAAGATAAGCAGTGAATATACTCCAACCGGCGATCAGCCAAAAGCAATTGATGAACTGACAGCAGGACTTGAATCAGGCGAACAATTCCAGACACTTCTGGGAGCAACCGGCACTGGTAAAACCTTCACCATGGCCAATGTAATAGCCAACGTAAACAGGCCTACCCTCGTGCTATGTCATAACAAAACGCTGGCTGCCCAGTTATACGGTGAGTTCAAAAGGTTTTTTCCTGAAAATGCAGTAGAGTATTTTATCTCATACTACGACTACTACCAGCCCGAGGCATTTATTCCTTCTTCTAACCTTTATATAGAAAAAGACCTTTCTATTAATGAAGAAATTGAAAAACTGCGACTGAGTACGACCTCCTCCCTGCTTACCGGCCGGCGTGATATTATCGTAGTGGCTTCAGTATCTTGTATCTATGGTATTGGTAATCCTGAAGAATTTGGCAGGAATGTAATAAAACTAAAAGTGGGTGAAACCATAGCCAGAAATAAACTGCTCTTTGCCCTTGTCGATATCCTGTACAGCAGAACGGAAGCAGAATTTAAAAGAGGTAATTTCCGTGTAAAGGGAGATACCGTAGATATATTTGTTGCATATGGTGATTTTGCTTACCGTATTATTTTCTGGGGCGATGAAATCGAGTCAATACAAATGATTGATCCAGAATCGGGAAAAACTATTTCTGAAGAAACAATCATTTCTATTTTTCCTGCCAATTTGTTCGTTACCGGTAAGGATCTCCTCCACGCTGCCATACATGAAATTCAGGATGACCTTGTAGCACAGGTAAATCACTTCGAAACAGAACTCCGGCACCTTGAGGCCAAGCGGGTTAAGGAGCGCACTGAATTTGACATTGAAATGATGCGTGAGCTGGGCTATTGCTCTGGTATCGAGAACTATTCGCGTTACTTTGACCGCAGAAAGCCCGGCGCCAGACCGTTCTGTCTGCTCGATTATTTCCCGGACGATTATTTAATGATCATTGATGAGAGCCATGTAACTGTACCTCAGGTACGGGCCATGTGGGGTGGAGATCGCTCAAGGAAAGTAAACCTTGTTGATTTTGGCTTTCGCCTGCCCGCCGCACTCGATAACAGGCCGCTCACATTTAATGAGTTTGAGTCCATGCTTAACCAGGTGGTATATGTTAGTGCCACTCCTTCGGAATACGAACTTAGGAAATCAGAAGGGGTAGTTGTTGAGCAGATCATCAGGCCCACGGGGCTTCTCGACCCTATCATAGAAGTAAGGCCAAGCCTTAATCAGATAGATGACCTGCTGGAAGAAATTGATGAAAGAATAAAAAGGGAAGAACGTGTGCTGGTAACCACACTTACCAAACGTATGGCAGAAGAACTCACGAAGTTTCTGGAGCGCGCGGGTGTTAAGTGCCGTTACATTCATAGTGAGGTGGATACCCTCGACAGGGTTGAGATCCTGAGAGAGCTGCGACTGGGCGTGTTTGATGTACTCGTTGGAGTAAATCTCCTCAGAGAGGGTCTTGACTTACCTGAGGTATCCCTCGTGGCGATTCTGGATGCGGATAAAGAAGGTTTCTTACGTAATCAACGTTCGCTGATACAAACTATAGGCCGCGCTGCACGAAATGTGAACGGAATGGTGATCATGTACGCCGACAGCATCACAGTGTCCATGAGGACCTCAATAGATGAAACCAACAGAAGACGAAGCATACAGATGGCTTATAATGAGAAACACAACATTACTCCTACTACCATATTGCGTTCTAAAGAGTCAATCCTTCAGCAAACTGGCGTTGCAGATAAAAAGAAAGGTGGCAAGAAGTACTATACAGGTGAAGAAGCTCCGTCAGTGGCGGCTGATCCGGTTGTGGCTTACATGGGCAAAGATGAACTGGAGAAGCTTATCAACAAAACACAAAAGGCCATGGAAAAAGCTGCCAAGGAGCTAAACTTCATGGAAGCTGCAAAGTTACGCGACGAAATGACTGAACTGAAAAAGTTACAGGAAGAAAGACAACAGTAA
- a CDS encoding response regulator codes for MSDNQKKYISVMLIDDNEIDNLINQKMIEAADISKYIYTHTGAKSAIEFLKNIEKVEEISDKVLPDVIFLDIDMPLMDGFQFLDEFEKLSESTRNKCKIVMLTSSINPQDVNKSKKYSYVKQYINKPLSQENLEKLSI; via the coding sequence ATGTCAGACAACCAAAAGAAATATATTTCTGTAATGTTAATCGATGATAATGAGATAGATAACCTCATTAATCAGAAAATGATTGAAGCAGCAGATATATCAAAGTACATTTATACACACACCGGTGCTAAAAGTGCTATAGAATTTCTTAAGAATATTGAGAAGGTTGAAGAGATATCTGACAAAGTTTTACCTGATGTTATTTTCCTCGATATCGATATGCCGTTGATGGATGGCTTCCAGTTTCTCGATGAATTTGAGAAGCTTTCGGAAAGCACCCGAAACAAGTGCAAGATCGTGATGCTTACCTCCTCAATCAACCCTCAGGATGTGAATAAATCAAAAAAGTATAGCTACGTTAAGCAATACATTAACAAACCACTTTCTCAGGAGAACCTGGAAAAACTCAGTATTTAA
- the amaB gene encoding L-piperidine-6-carboxylate dehydrogenase — MNNDNFGISEALKALGIQTENSGSSTGTKWLGSKGELIESYSPVDGKLIGKVSTTTEEQYEEIVKTAENAFKSWRLIPAPKRGEVVRQIGEELRKYKEALGKLVSYEMGKSYQEGLGEVQEMIDICDFAVGLSRQLHGLTMHSERPSHRMYEQYHPLGIVGIISAFNFPVAVWSWNTMLAWVCGDVCIWKPSEKTPLCSIACQNIITKVFEANNVPEGVSCVVNGDYKIGQLMSNDKRIPLVSATGSIRMGKKVGEAVGARLGKSLLELGGNNAIIMTENADLEIAITGALFGAVGTCGQRCTSTRRLIIHDSIYEDVKNKLTNAYKQLRIGNPLDEKNHVGPLIDKDAVRMYEQALEAVKAQGGSIVLEGGVLSGEGYESGCYVKPVIAEASNDLQIVQEETFAPILYLMKYSTIDEAIDMQNGVVQGLSSAIMTTNMREAERFLSHQGSDCGIANVNIGTSGAEIGGAFGGEKETGGGRESGSDAWKVYMRRQTNTINYSTELPLAQGIKFDF; from the coding sequence ATGAATAACGATAACTTTGGTATAAGTGAAGCGCTAAAGGCGTTAGGAATTCAAACGGAAAATTCAGGTTCTTCAACTGGTACGAAGTGGTTGGGTTCGAAAGGTGAGCTTATTGAATCTTATTCCCCTGTAGATGGAAAACTGATAGGCAAAGTAAGTACTACTACAGAAGAGCAATACGAAGAAATAGTAAAAACAGCCGAAAATGCATTCAAATCATGGAGGCTGATACCTGCCCCAAAAAGAGGTGAAGTGGTGAGGCAGATCGGCGAAGAGCTCCGTAAGTATAAGGAAGCCCTGGGTAAACTGGTATCTTATGAAATGGGAAAATCATATCAGGAAGGTCTTGGTGAAGTTCAGGAGATGATCGATATCTGTGATTTCGCCGTAGGTTTATCGCGTCAGCTTCATGGTTTAACCATGCACTCGGAGAGGCCAAGCCACCGTATGTATGAGCAGTATCACCCACTGGGCATTGTAGGTATTATCTCTGCCTTCAATTTCCCTGTAGCTGTATGGTCATGGAACACCATGCTGGCATGGGTTTGCGGCGATGTATGTATATGGAAGCCCTCAGAAAAAACCCCGTTGTGCAGCATTGCCTGCCAGAACATTATAACCAAAGTATTTGAAGCCAATAATGTACCGGAGGGCGTGTCATGCGTTGTCAACGGAGATTACAAAATTGGCCAGCTTATGTCTAATGATAAAAGGATACCTCTGGTATCTGCTACAGGTTCAATAAGAATGGGTAAAAAAGTAGGTGAAGCTGTAGGGGCAAGACTAGGCAAGTCACTTCTGGAATTGGGCGGCAATAATGCCATAATAATGACAGAAAATGCAGACCTGGAAATAGCCATCACCGGAGCGTTGTTTGGGGCCGTAGGTACCTGTGGCCAGCGTTGTACCTCTACCAGAAGGCTGATTATCCACGATAGCATTTATGAAGATGTAAAAAACAAGCTCACCAACGCTTATAAGCAACTGAGGATAGGTAATCCGCTTGATGAGAAGAACCATGTAGGGCCACTCATAGATAAAGATGCCGTCAGGATGTATGAACAGGCTTTGGAGGCAGTAAAAGCTCAGGGTGGCAGTATCGTACTGGAAGGTGGCGTACTCAGCGGAGAAGGGTATGAATCGGGTTGTTATGTAAAACCGGTTATAGCCGAAGCTTCAAATGACCTGCAAATAGTCCAGGAAGAAACCTTCGCTCCTATTCTGTATCTCATGAAATACAGCACCATTGATGAAGCCATTGATATGCAAAATGGGGTTGTTCAGGGACTTTCATCAGCCATCATGACCACCAATATGAGAGAAGCCGAAAGGTTCCTTTCTCACCAGGGTTCAGATTGTGGCATAGCCAATGTAAATATTGGTACCTCAGGAGCAGAAATTGGTGGTGCTTTTGGTGGTGAAAAAGAAACCGGAGGCGGACGTGAGTCTGGTTCTGATGCCTGGAAAGTTTACATGAGAAGGCAGACAAATACCATTAATTATAGCACAGAACTCCCTCTTGCTCAGGGAATAAAGTTCGATTTTTAA
- a CDS encoding S1C family serine protease, which yields MSKRQFFFGIFLSSVFGALISSAIIFTYLSGNNTSFQSYKSISERQQQVSNASLISDTSIIVPKGLNFIHAANKVVPGVVHIRALYATGQYSINPLEGVFRGPAQSSGSGVIISDDGYLATNNHVIENASQIEVVLNDNRTYPAKIIGTDPTTDLALLKINETDLNYVKYGDSDKILPGEWVLAIGNPFDLNSTVTAGIVSAKARNIGILRDKNNLQIESFIQTDAAVNPGNSGGALVNLNGELIGINTAIATPTGSYSGYSFAVPVSLVRKVMDDLLEYGKVQRGLLGIRIGDMNASIADAEGINVVSGVFISYVNKNSSAEDAGLQPGDVITAINESEVSNVSELQELVARNRPGDEIQVTYIRGGIKSKVAAILKNTEGSTELVADRYEHELEGAILENLSIEELSEYDIEGGVRLKSIKKGKWKEAGFAEGFIVTKIDKMVVSDIRDLNQIMENKSGGILVEGIYPDGEKGVFGVDW from the coding sequence ATGAGTAAGCGGCAGTTCTTTTTCGGTATTTTTCTTTCATCAGTCTTTGGAGCACTTATTTCCAGTGCCATTATTTTCACTTACTTATCGGGCAACAATACATCTTTTCAATCCTATAAATCCATATCAGAACGCCAGCAGCAGGTATCTAATGCCAGCCTTATTTCGGACACCTCCATAATTGTTCCCAAAGGACTCAACTTCATACATGCCGCCAACAAAGTAGTGCCGGGCGTGGTACATATCAGGGCACTATATGCCACCGGCCAATATAGCATCAACCCTCTGGAAGGAGTTTTCAGAGGCCCCGCTCAGTCATCCGGTTCCGGGGTTATAATTTCAGATGACGGATACCTGGCTACTAATAATCATGTAATCGAAAACGCCAGTCAAATAGAAGTGGTGCTTAATGATAACCGTACATACCCTGCCAAAATAATTGGCACGGACCCTACCACCGATCTGGCTTTGCTTAAAATAAATGAAACAGATCTTAACTATGTAAAATATGGTGATTCTGACAAAATCCTGCCGGGAGAATGGGTATTAGCCATTGGCAACCCTTTTGACCTCAACTCCACAGTTACTGCCGGCATAGTCAGTGCAAAGGCTAGAAATATTGGTATTCTCAGAGATAAAAATAATCTTCAGATTGAATCATTTATACAAACCGATGCTGCCGTAAACCCTGGGAACAGTGGAGGTGCTTTGGTCAATCTCAATGGTGAACTGATCGGCATTAATACAGCAATTGCCACTCCTACCGGCAGCTATTCAGGTTACTCTTTTGCAGTGCCGGTAAGCCTGGTGCGAAAGGTAATGGACGACCTGCTGGAATACGGAAAAGTACAAAGAGGGTTGTTGGGCATTAGAATTGGAGATATGAATGCCTCCATTGCAGATGCGGAAGGTATCAATGTAGTGAGTGGCGTATTTATAAGCTATGTCAACAAAAACAGCTCTGCTGAAGATGCAGGCTTACAGCCCGGAGACGTTATCACGGCAATAAATGAATCGGAGGTTTCCAATGTTTCCGAACTTCAGGAGCTGGTAGCCCGCAACCGGCCCGGAGACGAAATACAGGTGACTTACATACGAGGTGGTATCAAAAGCAAAGTAGCTGCCATACTCAAAAACACCGAAGGAAGCACTGAACTGGTAGCAGACCGCTATGAACATGAACTCGAAGGGGCCATATTGGAAAATCTTAGTATTGAAGAGTTGAGCGAATATGATATTGAGGGTGGCGTAAGGCTAAAATCCATAAAAAAAGGGAAATGGAAAGAAGCCGGTTTTGCAGAAGGCTTTATCGTCACCAAAATTGACAAAATGGTGGTGAGTGATATCAGAGACCTCAACCAAATCATGGAAAACAAGAGCGGTGGTATCCTTGTAGAAGGCATCTATCCTGACGGAGAAAAGGGTGTATTTGGTGTTGACTGGTAA